A portion of the Plectropomus leopardus isolate mb unplaced genomic scaffold, YSFRI_Pleo_2.0 unplaced_scaffold20773, whole genome shotgun sequence genome contains these proteins:
- the LOC121965593 gene encoding 2-lysophosphatidate phosphatase PLPPR4-like has product ILIGEAILYCYLSRRSSATQTEANINAAGCNFNSYIRRAVRFIGVHIFGLCVTALITDILQLSTGQHTPYWLDVCKPNLTHINMSTCDEAFILEDICSGQDSGLINAG; this is encoded by the exons attCTTATAGGAGAGGCCATTCTGTACTGCTATCTCTCCAGGAGGTCATCAGCCACACAGACTGAGGCCAACATCAACGCTGCAGGCTGTAATTTCAACTCCTACATCCGCAGGGCTGTACGCTTCATAG gagTCCATATCTTTGGCCTTTGTGTAACAGCACTGATAACGGATATCCTCCAGCTGTCCACTGGTCAGCACACCCCCTACTGGTTGGATGTGTGCAAACCCAACTTGACCCACATCAACATGTCCACCTGTGATGAAGCTTTTATTCTGGAGGATATCTGCTCTGGACAGGACAGCGGGCTCATCAATGCTGGGAG